From the Streptomyces nigrescens genome, one window contains:
- a CDS encoding MFS transporter, with protein sequence MRKWWPLVAVCLGTFLFLLDTTVLSVVLPGTGEELDASLSALQWVANIYTLVLAVLMLTMGALVDRLGARTVYVVGLAVFGIASLVCGLAPDAGVLIAARGVQGIGGAAMAVTTFALIGSVYRGPDMGRAMGIFGAVTGLAAAVGPMLGGVLTQYLSWRAVFFLNLPLVAVTVALSLRVLAAGRPGTGRRIDLPGMAAFAACAGSLTYALTLAADEGWTSPAALGLLTLATLSLVVFTRIELRSGAPLLDVRLFSRASFSGVMMCVAASTAAFAALVYTSVWLQSGLGLGPVRAGLALMPLALASFATSLISGRRLHGRSPRAILATGLLLSGIGCALQAGLDADSSAGSLAAGLALTGIGVGLMGPAMGAAVFAALPPERGGMAAGAMTTFRQLGQTLGVAAFGLLFQHHGGAMSEGLNRVLIAAAATGIIGSALACAFVPKPAAAKATGTRPRNLTGSR encoded by the coding sequence ATGCGCAAGTGGTGGCCACTGGTGGCCGTCTGTCTCGGCACTTTCCTGTTCCTGCTCGACACCACCGTGTTGTCCGTCGTCCTGCCCGGCACGGGGGAGGAGTTGGACGCCTCGCTGTCCGCTCTGCAGTGGGTGGCCAACATCTACACACTGGTCCTGGCCGTACTGATGCTCACGATGGGGGCACTGGTGGACCGGCTCGGCGCGCGCACGGTGTACGTCGTCGGCCTGGCGGTCTTCGGCATCGCCTCGCTGGTCTGCGGTCTGGCCCCCGACGCGGGTGTACTGATCGCAGCCCGCGGGGTGCAGGGCATCGGCGGCGCGGCGATGGCGGTGACCACGTTCGCTCTGATCGGCTCCGTCTACCGGGGCCCCGACATGGGACGGGCGATGGGTATCTTCGGCGCGGTGACGGGCCTGGCCGCTGCCGTGGGGCCGATGCTGGGCGGCGTCCTCACCCAGTACCTCAGCTGGCGGGCGGTCTTCTTCCTCAACCTTCCGCTCGTCGCCGTCACCGTCGCGCTGTCCCTGCGGGTCCTGGCCGCGGGGCGGCCGGGCACCGGGAGGCGTATCGACCTGCCGGGCATGGCCGCCTTCGCCGCGTGCGCGGGCTCGCTCACCTACGCCCTGACACTGGCCGCCGACGAGGGCTGGACCTCCCCCGCAGCGCTGGGGCTGCTGACGCTCGCCACCCTCTCCCTTGTCGTCTTCACCCGCATCGAACTCCGCAGCGGTGCGCCGTTGTTGGACGTGAGGCTGTTCTCCCGGGCGTCCTTCTCGGGGGTGATGATGTGCGTGGCCGCCTCCACCGCGGCGTTCGCGGCGCTCGTCTACACCTCGGTATGGCTGCAGTCGGGACTCGGCCTGGGGCCGGTACGCGCCGGCCTCGCCCTCATGCCCCTCGCCCTGGCCTCCTTCGCCACCTCCCTGATCAGCGGACGCAGGCTGCACGGAAGGTCCCCGCGCGCGATCCTCGCCACGGGCCTGCTGCTGAGCGGGATCGGCTGTGCGCTGCAGGCAGGGCTGGACGCGGACTCATCCGCCGGCTCCCTTGCGGCAGGGCTGGCCCTCACCGGCATCGGCGTGGGGCTGATGGGGCCTGCCATGGGAGCCGCGGTCTTCGCGGCGCTCCCGCCCGAGCGGGGAGGGATGGCCGCCGGCGCCATGACCACTTTCCGGCAGCTGGGACAGACCCTCGGCGTCGCGGCCTTCGGCCTGCTGTTCCAGCACCACGGTGGCGCCATGTCCGAGGGCCTGAACCGGGTCCTGATCGCTGCCGCAGCGACCGGGATCATCGGCTCCGCCCTCGCCTGCGCCTTCGTACCCAAACCGGCGGCGGCGAAGGCTACGGGCACCCGCCCCCGGAACCTGACCGGGTCCCGGTGA
- a CDS encoding GNAT family N-acetyltransferase translates to MHERRPQPHGIDTYTVRPAEPQDCDGARSVMLDTFYREFDYGYVPAWHSDVIDIQGTYLDHPRHQLIVALSDGEVVATTGLLSRGPAHPPHPRWLAERYASAAQLVRVYVRPGHRRHGLARAMVRRACEFAAATAGYDCVYLHTNVNIPGAQGFWNSIAKQVFDARPTGEHGAGFGTVHFEIPLPG, encoded by the coding sequence ATGCACGAACGACGACCACAGCCGCACGGGATCGACACCTACACGGTCCGCCCGGCCGAACCCCAGGACTGCGACGGCGCGCGCAGCGTCATGCTGGACACCTTCTACCGCGAATTCGACTACGGATATGTGCCCGCATGGCACTCCGACGTCATCGACATCCAGGGCACATACCTGGACCACCCGCGCCATCAACTGATCGTCGCCCTGTCGGACGGTGAAGTGGTGGCCACCACCGGACTACTGTCCCGCGGACCGGCCCATCCCCCGCACCCCCGATGGCTGGCCGAGCGCTACGCCTCCGCGGCACAGCTCGTACGCGTCTACGTCCGGCCCGGGCACAGGCGGCACGGGCTCGCCCGCGCCATGGTGCGGAGGGCCTGCGAATTCGCCGCCGCCACGGCGGGATACGACTGCGTCTACCTCCACACCAACGTCAACATCCCCGGTGCACAGGGCTTCTGGAACAGCATCGCCAAGCAGGTTTTCGACGCCAGGCCCACCGGCGAACACGGAGCCGGCTTCGGCACCGTGCACTTCGAGATCCCGCTGCCCGGCTGA
- a CDS encoding glycoside hydrolase domain-containing protein, producing the protein MTSLVMALQHELGISPVVASFGPTTYAKFAALGDIGFEWDKNRNLVSVLEYALWCKGYWAVEPGSEGWFTGVTRDAVKKLRGNMGIGGEGVINAPIAKALFNMDAYVVVAGGTDGIRSIQQWLNGRYWTRSAYNIGPTDGIYSRDVQKSLMIALQYELGISAPTGNFGPATQEGLKSHTLAPGDSGVFVQLFSAACVFNSPTYSQEGDPVLTTWRSTYDSGSSSLAAWVKIFQKFNKLTDNGNGDYATWAQLLVSMGDPDRPATGSDTRYEITGSRAKWLHDHGYRFVGRYIYDPPGSTLDKEIKPGELETLFSNGLKVFPIYQDNARKLTDFSYSSGYQHGLNAHKHASDYGFNRGTTIYFAVDYDATGEEIHSAIVPYFHGVQAALASQGKKYTHGVYGSRNVCSTVSNETFARFSFVSGMSWGFSGNLGFPIPRNWAFNQIKEFKVTNGSDTFDLDRDVVSGIDHGVSSVNDKGGPADGFIAYVQQLYDLAGSYGASGQKRSQLVMEYLRHREYGNKGTANKLGWWYLIGSYDSGFVEYCDSKGMSIRKSFTDPFTGYQLGAEHMMATANAHLLTDQPGNKKAANGGDVGGWAGDLMTFWADWRNSEEQYANPLQFAHAKLAVPGVASTFSFNDLIEDADGYHLARAVRGNKSIVDAMKDHYNGGGGLRRFNNYFAQRWGNATDCKTSAHNALTSLDKTLSAAQLYLITGSGAVQPADYQNLPGGSEKLSSFEQGFVDALLARMGMEKRNLSRYRANHEKYLKAARARSAR; encoded by the coding sequence ATGACCTCCCTTGTCATGGCACTCCAGCACGAACTCGGTATCAGCCCGGTCGTGGCCTCGTTCGGTCCCACCACGTATGCGAAGTTCGCCGCCCTCGGGGACATCGGTTTCGAGTGGGACAAGAACCGCAACCTTGTCTCCGTCCTTGAGTACGCCCTGTGGTGCAAGGGCTACTGGGCCGTAGAGCCCGGAAGCGAGGGCTGGTTCACCGGCGTCACCCGTGATGCCGTCAAGAAGCTTCGCGGGAACATGGGCATCGGCGGCGAAGGCGTCATCAACGCCCCGATCGCCAAGGCCCTTTTCAACATGGACGCCTACGTCGTCGTGGCCGGCGGCACCGACGGAATCCGCTCGATCCAGCAGTGGCTCAACGGCCGCTATTGGACCCGCAGCGCCTACAACATCGGCCCCACCGACGGCATCTACTCCCGAGATGTCCAGAAGTCGCTGATGATCGCCCTCCAGTACGAGTTGGGCATCTCCGCGCCGACCGGCAACTTCGGCCCCGCCACCCAGGAAGGCCTGAAGTCCCACACCCTTGCCCCTGGCGACTCCGGGGTCTTCGTCCAACTCTTCTCTGCCGCATGCGTCTTCAATTCTCCGACCTACAGCCAGGAGGGCGACCCGGTCCTCACGACTTGGCGGTCCACCTACGACTCCGGCAGTTCAAGTCTCGCCGCATGGGTCAAGATCTTCCAGAAGTTCAACAAGCTGACCGACAACGGCAATGGCGACTATGCGACATGGGCCCAGCTCTTGGTCTCCATGGGAGACCCCGACCGCCCGGCGACCGGATCGGACACCCGGTACGAAATCACTGGCTCTCGCGCCAAATGGCTGCACGACCACGGGTATCGGTTCGTCGGGCGCTACATCTATGACCCGCCCGGCTCAACCCTCGACAAAGAGATCAAGCCGGGCGAGCTGGAAACCCTCTTCAGCAACGGCCTCAAGGTCTTCCCGATCTACCAGGACAACGCCCGCAAACTCACAGACTTCTCCTACAGCTCCGGCTACCAGCACGGGCTGAACGCACACAAACACGCCTCCGACTACGGATTCAACCGAGGTACCACCATCTACTTCGCCGTCGATTACGACGCGACCGGCGAAGAGATTCACAGCGCCATCGTTCCGTATTTCCACGGCGTGCAGGCCGCTCTCGCCAGCCAGGGCAAGAAATACACGCACGGGGTGTACGGATCCCGGAACGTTTGCAGCACCGTCAGCAACGAGACGTTCGCCCGCTTCTCCTTCGTCTCCGGCATGTCCTGGGGGTTCTCCGGGAATCTCGGCTTCCCCATCCCCAGAAACTGGGCGTTCAACCAGATCAAGGAATTCAAGGTCACCAACGGCTCCGATACGTTCGACCTGGACCGCGATGTGGTCTCCGGGATCGACCACGGCGTCTCCTCGGTGAACGACAAAGGTGGACCGGCGGACGGCTTCATCGCCTACGTCCAGCAGCTGTACGACCTGGCCGGCTCATACGGAGCCAGCGGCCAGAAGCGCAGCCAGCTCGTCATGGAGTACCTCCGCCACCGCGAGTACGGCAACAAGGGAACGGCCAACAAGCTCGGTTGGTGGTACCTCATCGGCTCGTACGACTCCGGGTTCGTCGAGTACTGCGACTCCAAGGGCATGAGCATCAGGAAGTCCTTCACCGACCCCTTCACCGGCTACCAACTCGGTGCCGAGCACATGATGGCCACGGCGAACGCGCACCTCCTCACGGATCAGCCGGGCAACAAGAAGGCCGCCAACGGCGGGGATGTCGGTGGCTGGGCCGGCGATCTGATGACGTTCTGGGCCGACTGGCGCAACTCCGAAGAGCAGTATGCGAATCCGCTGCAGTTCGCCCACGCCAAGCTCGCAGTCCCCGGCGTCGCATCGACCTTCAGCTTCAACGACCTGATCGAGGACGCCGACGGGTACCACCTCGCCCGGGCCGTGCGTGGCAACAAATCCATCGTCGACGCCATGAAGGACCACTACAACGGTGGCGGCGGCCTGCGACGCTTCAACAACTACTTCGCCCAGAGGTGGGGCAACGCCACGGACTGCAAGACCTCCGCCCACAACGCCCTGACTTCGCTGGACAAAACCCTCTCAGCCGCGCAGCTCTACCTCATCACCGGTTCCGGAGCCGTGCAGCCCGCGGACTACCAGAACCTCCCCGGCGGGAGCGAAAAGCTCAGCAGTTTCGAACAAGGCTTCGTCGACGCTCTGCTGGCCCGCATGGGTATGGAGAAGCGCAACCTGTCCCGGTACCGCGCGAACCACGAAAAGTACCTCAAGGCGGCCCGCGCCCGCTCCGCTCGATGA
- a CDS encoding DUF2637 domain-containing protein, whose translation MRMTDIPLDWLVPGALLLVGVCAASALVVRGKRAAARSAGEDSWERSEERRRRKETLFASASYLLLFCCAAVAAALSFHGLVGFGTQNLNLSGGWEYLVPFGLDGAAMFCSVLAVREASHGDAALGSRMLVWTFAGAAAWFNWVHAPRGLDHAGAPQFFAGMSLSAAVLFDRALKQTRRAALREQGLVPRPLPQIRIVRWLRAPRETFAAWSLMLLEGVRTLDEAVEEVREDRREKEQNRHRRREQGKLDRARIKAINRQHRAWGIGRGGGRQLAVTQAAAAPAEVAGPDPAIVGDSPPLLTGESPVRSRPALKAVAGAEAEGAGALAGPPRTVDLTAEDDTQTIPRLDSLEEKLAEIERQFG comes from the coding sequence ATGAGAATGACCGACATACCGCTGGACTGGCTGGTTCCCGGCGCCCTGCTGCTCGTCGGCGTATGCGCGGCCTCGGCGCTGGTGGTGCGCGGGAAGCGTGCGGCCGCCCGGTCCGCAGGTGAGGACTCCTGGGAGCGCAGCGAGGAGCGCCGGCGGCGTAAGGAGACCCTTTTCGCCTCGGCCTCCTATCTGCTGCTGTTCTGCTGTGCCGCGGTCGCCGCCGCGCTGTCCTTCCACGGTCTGGTCGGCTTCGGCACACAGAACCTCAACCTCTCCGGGGGCTGGGAGTATCTGGTGCCCTTCGGGCTCGACGGTGCGGCGATGTTCTGCTCCGTCCTCGCCGTACGGGAGGCCAGCCACGGTGATGCGGCGCTCGGATCCCGGATGCTGGTGTGGACGTTCGCGGGCGCCGCGGCCTGGTTCAACTGGGTGCATGCGCCGCGCGGCCTGGACCACGCGGGTGCGCCGCAGTTCTTCGCCGGGATGTCGCTGTCGGCCGCGGTCCTCTTCGACCGGGCGCTCAAGCAGACCCGCAGGGCGGCGCTGCGCGAGCAGGGCCTGGTGCCGCGGCCGCTGCCGCAGATCCGGATCGTCCGCTGGCTGCGCGCTCCCCGCGAGACCTTCGCGGCCTGGTCGCTGATGCTGCTGGAGGGCGTACGGACGCTGGACGAGGCGGTCGAGGAGGTCCGCGAGGACCGGCGCGAGAAGGAGCAGAACCGGCACCGCCGGCGCGAGCAGGGCAAGCTCGACCGGGCCCGTATCAAGGCCATCAACCGGCAGCACCGCGCCTGGGGCATCGGCCGGGGTGGCGGCCGGCAGCTGGCGGTGACCCAGGCGGCGGCCGCGCCCGCGGAGGTGGCCGGCCCGGACCCCGCCATAGTCGGCGACTCCCCGCCGCTGCTCACCGGAGAGTCGCCGGTGCGCTCCCGCCCGGCCCTCAAGGCCGTGGCCGGCGCTGAGGCCGAGGGTGCCGGGGCCCTGGCCGGGCCCCCGCGGACCGTGGATCTCACCGCCGAGGACGACACCCAGACGATCCCCCGTCTGGACTCCCTCGAGGAGAAACTCGCCGAGATCGAACGGCAATTCGGCTGA
- a CDS encoding ATP-binding protein, which yields MERKVRHADLKAVGEVRRELRQLLSRWTLPGGGELAEVATLLTSELVTNALVHAEGGAVVTARVSDRLRVEVRDFVPGRPEPRAPTTDGTSGRGLMLVRSLADAWGIRTESLGKSVWFELGGGPA from the coding sequence CTGGAGCGGAAGGTGCGGCATGCGGATCTGAAGGCGGTCGGTGAGGTGCGCAGGGAGCTGCGCCAGCTTCTGAGCCGCTGGACGCTGCCGGGGGGCGGCGAGCTCGCGGAGGTCGCGACGCTGCTCACCAGCGAGCTGGTCACCAATGCCCTGGTGCATGCCGAGGGCGGCGCCGTCGTCACGGCCAGGGTCAGCGACCGGCTGCGGGTGGAGGTCCGGGACTTCGTGCCCGGACGGCCCGAACCGCGCGCCCCGACCACCGACGGGACCTCCGGCAGGGGGCTGATGCTGGTGCGTTCCTTAGCCGACGCCTGGGGGATACGCACCGAGAGTCTCGGGAAGAGCGTGTGGTTCGAGCTGGGCGGCGGACCGGCCTGA
- a CDS encoding alpha-mannosidase, with translation MHDDRLLVEGRLERALRQFIRPAQYAARVPLRLAVWHAPGEPVPVGEALQAAYEPFAVGEPWGPPWSTSWFQLAGEVPREWAGRRVEAVIDPGFSGDGPGFQAEGLVHDAEGVPLKGIHPRNRHVPVGAPVIGGEEVRLLLEAAANPAVLRDFRPTDLGDVLTAPARPLYRFASADLAVLDETVWQLILDIEVLSELMYELPADGPRRHEILRALEDMLDALDLHDVGGTATAGRAALADVLSRPAAASAHRVSATGHAHIDSAWLWPLRETVRKASRTFANVTQLAEEYPELVFACSQAQQYAWVKEHQPHLWERIKEAVRAGNWAPVGSMWVESDANMPGGEALARQIVHGKRFFLEELGVETEEIWLPDSFGYTAAFPQLARLAGAKWFLTQKLSWNQTDKMPHHTFWWEGIDGTRVFTHFPPVDTYNSRFHARELAHAERNFADKGRATRSLVPFGWGDGGGGPTREMLERARRLRSLEGSPRVEIEPPARFFASAHEEYGAAAPVWSGELYLEFHRGTYTSQAKTKQGNRRSEHLLREAELWAATAAVRAGADSSYAYPYDALDRLWKTVLLHQFHDILPGSSIAWVHREARATYAAVEAELTGIIETALGALESAGAEAAEVPTVFNASPYARDEIVALPATDPEPGGPTAVAVHVPALGSAPVLPPGPDSPTPPPAPVRADTGPEGTLTLDNGLLRVHLDTDGLLTSVRDLHAGREVLAPGTRGNLLQLHPDHPTQYDAWDLDRHYRHRHTDLTDAESVELAAAGPLSATVRVTRAFGASRLTQDLTLRAGSHRLDITTAIDWHESEKVLKAAFPLDVHAERSTSEVQFGHVHRPTHTNTSWDAARFEICAHRWLRVAEPGYGIALLNDSTYGHEVTRAPHPEGLGTTVRLTLLRAPHSPDPETDQGTHRFTYALLPGAGVGDAVAEGLALNLPLRPAAAPPVAPLIRVDHPAVTVESVKLAEDRSGDVVVRLYESHGGRATGILSPGFPVESATVTDLLERPLHEAEEGPTSDVTVELRPFQILTLRLRPQHPPAG, from the coding sequence GTGCACGACGACCGACTGCTGGTGGAGGGGCGCCTGGAGCGGGCGCTGAGGCAGTTCATCAGGCCCGCTCAGTACGCGGCGCGGGTGCCGCTGCGGCTCGCCGTCTGGCATGCCCCCGGAGAACCGGTACCGGTGGGCGAGGCACTGCAGGCCGCGTACGAGCCGTTCGCGGTCGGCGAGCCCTGGGGGCCGCCGTGGTCCACCAGCTGGTTCCAGCTGGCGGGTGAGGTGCCGCGGGAGTGGGCGGGGCGGCGGGTGGAGGCCGTCATCGACCCCGGATTCAGCGGCGACGGCCCCGGGTTCCAGGCCGAGGGCCTGGTCCACGACGCCGAAGGGGTGCCGCTCAAGGGCATCCATCCGCGCAACCGGCATGTCCCCGTCGGCGCCCCGGTCATCGGCGGCGAGGAGGTGCGGCTGCTGCTGGAGGCCGCCGCGAACCCGGCGGTGCTGCGGGACTTCCGCCCCACCGACCTCGGCGACGTACTCACCGCTCCCGCCCGGCCGCTGTACCGCTTCGCCTCGGCGGACCTCGCGGTGCTCGACGAGACCGTCTGGCAGCTGATCCTCGACATCGAGGTGCTGTCGGAGCTGATGTACGAACTGCCCGCCGACGGCCCGCGCCGGCACGAGATCCTGCGGGCCCTGGAGGACATGCTGGACGCGCTGGATCTGCACGACGTCGGCGGTACGGCGACCGCGGGGCGGGCCGCGCTGGCGGACGTACTGAGCCGCCCGGCCGCCGCGAGCGCCCACCGCGTCTCGGCCACCGGGCATGCGCACATCGACTCCGCCTGGCTGTGGCCGCTGCGGGAGACCGTCCGCAAGGCGTCCCGCACCTTCGCCAACGTCACCCAACTGGCCGAGGAGTACCCGGAGTTGGTGTTCGCCTGCTCCCAGGCGCAGCAGTACGCCTGGGTCAAGGAGCACCAGCCGCACCTCTGGGAACGCATCAAGGAGGCCGTACGGGCGGGCAATTGGGCGCCGGTCGGTTCGATGTGGGTGGAGTCCGACGCCAATATGCCCGGCGGTGAGGCCCTGGCCCGGCAGATCGTGCACGGCAAGCGCTTCTTCCTGGAGGAGCTGGGGGTGGAGACCGAGGAGATCTGGCTGCCGGACTCGTTCGGCTACACCGCCGCCTTCCCGCAGCTGGCCCGGCTGGCCGGTGCGAAGTGGTTTCTGACCCAGAAGCTGTCGTGGAACCAGACCGACAAGATGCCGCACCACACCTTCTGGTGGGAGGGCATCGACGGCACCCGCGTCTTCACCCACTTCCCGCCCGTCGACACCTACAACTCCCGCTTCCACGCCCGTGAACTCGCCCACGCCGAACGCAACTTCGCCGACAAGGGCCGCGCCACCCGCTCCCTGGTCCCCTTCGGCTGGGGTGACGGCGGTGGCGGCCCGACCCGCGAGATGCTGGAGCGGGCCCGCCGGCTGCGGTCCCTGGAGGGCTCACCACGGGTCGAGATCGAGCCGCCGGCCCGCTTCTTCGCATCCGCCCATGAGGAGTACGGGGCGGCGGCGCCGGTCTGGTCGGGCGAGCTGTACCTCGAATTCCACCGCGGCACGTACACCTCGCAGGCGAAGACCAAACAGGGCAACCGGCGCAGTGAACACCTGCTGCGCGAGGCGGAGTTGTGGGCGGCGACAGCGGCGGTCCGGGCGGGCGCCGATTCCTCGTACGCCTACCCGTACGACGCCCTCGACCGCCTCTGGAAGACCGTACTGCTGCACCAGTTCCACGACATCCTGCCGGGCTCGTCCATCGCCTGGGTGCATCGCGAGGCCCGTGCCACCTATGCGGCGGTCGAGGCCGAGCTGACAGGGATCATCGAGACGGCGCTCGGGGCGCTGGAGAGCGCCGGTGCCGAGGCGGCCGAGGTGCCGACGGTGTTCAACGCCTCGCCGTACGCCCGGGACGAGATCGTCGCACTGCCGGCGACGGACCCGGAGCCGGGCGGGCCGACCGCCGTCGCGGTCCATGTACCCGCGCTGGGCTCGGCCCCCGTCCTCCCGCCCGGCCCGGACTCCCCCACGCCACCGCCCGCGCCCGTACGGGCGGACACCGGGCCCGAGGGCACCCTCACCCTCGACAACGGGCTGCTGCGGGTGCATCTCGACACCGACGGTCTGCTGACCTCCGTACGCGATCTGCACGCCGGACGGGAGGTCCTGGCACCAGGCACCCGCGGCAATCTGCTGCAGCTGCACCCCGACCACCCCACCCAGTACGACGCCTGGGACCTCGACCGGCACTACCGCCACCGGCACACCGATCTGACCGACGCCGAGTCCGTGGAGCTGGCCGCGGCCGGGCCGCTGTCCGCGACGGTACGGGTGACCAGGGCATTCGGCGCGTCCCGGCTCACCCAGGACCTGACCCTGCGCGCCGGCTCCCACCGTCTCGACATCACCACCGCCATCGACTGGCACGAGTCGGAGAAGGTCCTCAAGGCCGCCTTCCCCCTGGACGTGCACGCCGAACGGTCGACCTCCGAGGTGCAGTTCGGCCACGTCCACCGGCCCACGCACACCAACACCAGCTGGGACGCGGCCCGTTTCGAGATCTGTGCGCACCGCTGGCTGCGGGTCGCCGAGCCGGGCTACGGGATCGCGCTGCTCAACGACTCGACCTACGGCCATGAGGTGACCCGCGCCCCGCACCCCGAGGGCCTGGGCACGACGGTGCGGCTGACCCTGCTGCGCGCCCCGCACAGCCCCGACCCGGAGACCGACCAGGGCACCCACCGCTTCACCTATGCCCTGCTGCCGGGCGCCGGGGTCGGTGACGCGGTCGCCGAAGGGCTGGCCCTCAACCTGCCCCTCAGGCCGGCCGCCGCGCCGCCCGTGGCCCCGCTGATCCGCGTCGACCATCCGGCCGTCACCGTCGAGTCGGTCAAGCTCGCCGAGGACCGCAGTGGCGATGTGGTGGTGCGCCTGTACGAGTCCCACGGCGGCCGCGCGACCGGCATCCTCTCCCCCGGCTTTCCCGTCGAAAGCGCCACCGTGACCGACCTGTTGGAACGGCCGCTGCACGAGGCGGAGGAAGGCCCGACCTCCGATGTAACGGTCGAGCTGCGCCCGTTCCAGATCCTGACCCTCCGGCTCCGGCCGCAGCATCCGCCTGCCGGCTGA
- a CDS encoding M20 family metallopeptidase: MHQAVDVTVDAMLEDLRTLIEVESPSRDLDALRASATAVAAVIENRLGGQAVLVESEAGPHVHWSAGGDPTVLILGHHDTVFPLGTLERRPFRVEDGRATGPGVFDMLGGLVQAIHGLAALDDRSGVEILVTADEEVGSRSSRALIEERALACGAVLVFEGAAEGGALKTGRKGCGTFEVRVTGRASHAGLEPAAGVNALVEAAHQVLDIATLNRPEVGTTVTPTVASAGTLDNVVPAEATVIVDVRVESADEKERIEAAFAALAPHLDEAEIAVQGAIGRPPMPESAAAGLFAVAQQLLPGIEAKAVGGGSDGNFTAALGVPTLDGLGAVGGGAHADHEYLVIDAMPERANLVTGLVHALQHPEENGRLRGL; this comes from the coding sequence ATGCACCAGGCCGTCGATGTGACCGTTGACGCGATGCTTGAGGACCTCAGGACGCTCATCGAGGTCGAGTCCCCCTCGCGCGACCTCGACGCCCTCAGGGCATCGGCCACAGCTGTCGCCGCAGTGATCGAGAACCGCCTCGGCGGGCAGGCCGTCCTCGTGGAGAGCGAAGCCGGGCCGCACGTCCACTGGTCGGCCGGGGGCGATCCCACCGTGCTGATCCTCGGTCACCACGACACGGTGTTTCCGCTCGGCACTCTGGAACGCCGCCCGTTCAGGGTCGAGGACGGGCGGGCAACCGGCCCCGGCGTCTTCGACATGCTCGGCGGCCTGGTGCAGGCCATCCATGGCCTGGCGGCGCTCGATGACCGTTCGGGCGTCGAGATCCTGGTGACCGCGGACGAAGAGGTCGGCTCCCGCTCCTCTCGCGCTCTCATCGAAGAGCGCGCCCTTGCCTGCGGCGCTGTCCTTGTGTTCGAGGGCGCCGCTGAGGGCGGAGCCCTGAAGACCGGCCGTAAGGGCTGCGGCACGTTCGAAGTCCGCGTCACCGGCCGGGCGTCGCACGCCGGCCTGGAGCCCGCGGCCGGGGTCAACGCCCTGGTCGAAGCGGCACATCAGGTACTGGACATCGCGACGCTGAACCGGCCCGAGGTCGGCACGACCGTCACCCCGACCGTCGCGTCCGCGGGAACTCTGGACAACGTCGTTCCCGCGGAGGCGACCGTCATCGTCGATGTCCGAGTCGAGTCGGCCGACGAGAAGGAGCGCATCGAAGCTGCCTTCGCGGCGCTGGCCCCGCATCTCGATGAGGCGGAGATCGCGGTTCAGGGAGCCATCGGCCGCCCCCCGATGCCCGAGTCTGCGGCCGCCGGGCTCTTCGCGGTGGCGCAGCAACTGCTACCCGGCATCGAAGCCAAGGCGGTCGGCGGCGGAAGCGACGGCAACTTCACGGCCGCGCTGGGGGTGCCCACCCTCGACGGCCTGGGAGCGGTCGGGGGCGGCGCCCACGCCGACCACGAGTACCTGGTGATCGACGCCATGCCCGAGCGGGCGAACCTTGTCACCGGCCTGGTGCACGCGCTCCAGCACCCGGAGGAGAACGGGCGCCTGCGCGGCCTGTGA
- a CDS encoding ribbon-helix-helix protein, CopG family → MSDEEVKQFNVYLPVGLIKQVKYRAIESGSSLSALVAAALRAYLDDTHGQRQESSEKET, encoded by the coding sequence GTGAGTGACGAAGAGGTCAAGCAGTTCAACGTGTACTTGCCGGTCGGACTGATCAAGCAGGTCAAATATCGCGCCATCGAGTCGGGCTCGTCCCTCTCGGCGCTGGTCGCGGCCGCCCTGCGCGCCTACCTCGACGACACCCATGGGCAGCGGCAGGAATCGTCTGAGAAGGAGACCTGA
- a CDS encoding VOC family protein, whose product MATEGIEAVFLETHNWGKAAQFFQALGFELEFSTDHSSGQLRKGDGPYVFIAEVPEDREPRTRIVLGVSDAEAFRPDPAVEVVTPWEDTHYGTTEMTVRDPDGRLWSLQAPAKN is encoded by the coding sequence ATGGCGACCGAAGGCATCGAGGCCGTGTTCCTGGAGACGCACAACTGGGGCAAGGCAGCGCAGTTCTTCCAGGCACTGGGCTTCGAGCTGGAGTTCTCGACCGACCACAGCTCCGGCCAACTCCGCAAGGGAGACGGTCCCTACGTCTTCATCGCCGAGGTCCCCGAGGACCGGGAGCCCCGGACGCGGATCGTGCTGGGGGTGAGCGATGCGGAGGCGTTCCGTCCCGATCCTGCCGTCGAGGTGGTCACGCCGTGGGAGGACACCCATTACGGGACCACGGAGATGACGGTCCGTGACCCCGACGGACGTCTGTGGAGCCTGCAGGCTCCGGCCAAGAACTGA